Proteins found in one Miscanthus floridulus cultivar M001 chromosome 4, ASM1932011v1, whole genome shotgun sequence genomic segment:
- the LOC136550483 gene encoding SWI/SNF complex component SNF12 homolog yields MASGGNPNPTGAPTQPRPPHPQQQPQPGGSPATPMTHLRPPSLAGSPFQGLFHTPPTHNPAFQIHMGASSSPQTPLMAATAGSAKRPPQKPPVRPPAPGSTASTSSAAAASAAAAAAAYKAAAAAAAVANSGGVDLTPAARRNKKRKLPEKQLPDRVAALLPESALYTQLLEFEARVDAALARKKVDIQEALKTPPSLQRTLRIYIFNTFANQGPRTIPPPKNADPPTWSLKIIGRVLEDGAELDPASVVPKHNPVYPKFSQFFKRVTIALDPSLYPENPLIIWENARTAAQQEGFEVKRKGDKEFVANIRLEMNYNPEKFKLSQPLMEVLGVEVDTRARVIAALWQYIKAKKLQNPNDPSFFMCDPQLKKVFGEDKLKFAMLSQKISQHLSAPPPINLEHKIKLSGNGAHSSACYDVLVDVPFPLQKEMMAFLANTEKHKDIEACDEVISASIKKIHEHRRRRAFFLGFSQSPMEFINALIASQSKDLKLVAGEANRNIEKERRADFYNQPWVEDAVIRYLNRKPANEGPGGGAGGS; encoded by the exons ATGGCCTCCGGCGGCAACCCTAACCCGACCGGCGCCCCCACCCAGCCGCGCCCACCGCATCCGCAGCAGCAGCCTCAACCGGGCGGCTCACCGGCAACGCCCATGACCCACCTCCGCCCTCCCTCCCTCGCCGGCTCCCCCTTCCAGGGCCTCTTCCACACGCCGCCCACCCACAACCCCGCCTTCCAGATCCACATGGGCGCTTCGTCCTCGCCCCAGACTCCGCTCATGGCCGCCACCGCAGGCTCGGCCAAGCGGCCCCCGCAGAAGCCCCCCGTCCGGCCCCCGGCCCCCGGCTCTACGGCCTCTACCTCGTCGGCCGCGGCAGCCTCGGCGGCTGCGGCAGCCGCCGCGTACAAGGCTgctgccgcggcggcggccgtggcCAACTCCGGGGGCGTCGACCTCACCCCCGCCGCGCGGCGCAACAAGAAGCGCAAGCTCCCCGAGAAGCAGCTCCCTGACCGCGTCGCCGCGCTGCTCCCAGAATCCGCGCTCTACACGCAGCTGCTCGAGTTCGAGGCCCGCGTGGACGCCGCGCTTGCGCGGAAGAAGGTAGACATCCAGGAGGCGCTCAAGACGCCGCCCTCGCTCCAGCGCACGCTCCGCATCTATATCTTCAACACCTTTGCCAACCAGGGGCCGCGCACCATCCCACCACCCAAGAATGCCGATCCGCCAACCTGGTCGCTCAAGATCATTGGTCGAGTGCTGGAGGATGGCGCCGAGCTGGATCCTGCCAGTGTTGTGCCCAAGCACAACCCAGTGTACCCCAAGTTCTCCCAattcttcaagagggtgacgataGCGCTGGACCCGTCTCTGTACCCAGAGAATCCGCTCATCATCTGGGAGAATGCACGAACAGCTGCCCAGCAGGAAGGGTTTGAGGTAAAGAGGAAAGGGGATAAGGAGTTTGTTGCAAACATCCGGCTGGAGATGAATTACAACCCTGAGAAGTTCAAGCTGTCACAGCCGCTTATGGAGGTGCTTGGGGTGGAGGTGGACACTCGTGCACGAGTGATTGCTGCCCTCTGGCAGTATATTAAGGCAAAGAAGCTTCAGAACCCAAATGATCCTTCCTTCTTCATGTGTGACCCTCAATTGAAGAAGGTGTTTGGGGAGGACAAGCTCAAGTTTGCAATGCTGTCACAGAAGATATCGCAGCATCTGTCTGCCCCACCACCCATCAACTTGGAGCACAAGATTAAGCTGTCAGGGAATGGAGCGCATAGCAGTGCTTGCTATGATGTGCTGGTGGATGTTCCCTTCCCGCTGCAGAAAGAGATGATGGCGTTCCTTGCCAACACAGAGAAGCACAAGGACATTGAGGCCTGCGACGAGGTGATATCTGCTTCGATCAAGAAGATCCATGAGCACCGCAGGAGGAGGGCATTCTTCCTGGGTTTCAGCCAGTCCCCAATGGAGTTCATCAATGCACTGATAGCTTCCCAGAGCAAAGATTTAAAGCTGGTCGCCGGCGAGGCGAATAGGAACATTGAGAAGGAAAGACGTGCTGACTTCTATAACCAACCATG GGTTGAAGACGCCGTTATAAGATACTTGAACCGCAAACCGGCTAATGAGGGCccaggtggtggtgctggtggttcttGA